Within the Mycobacterium gordonae genome, the region CGCGCAGTACGCGGCGGTCATCGTACGGTCGGAGTTGCTGACCCAGTACCTGCCGGCGACCCCGGCCGGCCTGGTTGACCTCGGCGCCTTCCTGGCACTCACCGCGGCGCCGTGACATTCAGACGCGGCCGCCGACCGGATCGTCGGGATCTGGCTGGCGCGCATAATCCACCACCGGGCGCACGTCGACCCTGGGAACACCGTTGCGCCGGGGCATGGCGACCAACGGTTGCGTGCTGACGTCGTAGCCGGAGTCCGGTTCGCGGCGCAGGATGTATTCGACGTAGCCGTCGTCGTCGTCCTCCGGGTCTGCGGGCAGCACGTATCCGGCCAGTTCGTCGACGTCGCGCCGGCCCAGGGCCGAACCCACCGCGCCGACCAGGAACACCGAGGCGACGATCCCGAACAGCGTGACGAACGCCGGCAGCAGCATCGACTGCGACATCGCCGCCGAGAAGGGTTCCCGCAGGAACGCGGGCAGCTGCAGTGCCGCGTCCTCCCCGGTGGACGCCGCGGCACCCCCCGGCACCTCGGCGCCAATACGCCACGTCATAAACGCGGCCATACCCGCACTACCGAGCACCGCGCCGAGCTGCCGGGTGGCGTTGTAGACGCCCGAACCTGCGCCCGACTGCTCGGTCGGCAGGTTGCGGGTCGCGGTGGCGGCCAGCGGCGACCAGACAAAGGCCATCCCCACCCCGATCCCGACGAACGGCAACACCAGCCGCCAGACCGGCGTGCCGGGCTCCAACTCCATCGCGAGCCAGGTCATCGAGATCGCCAGTGCCGAAAACCCGAAACCCAGGACCGGCACTGGGTGAGATTTGTCGATGATCAGCCCGACGAGTGGGGCCAGCAGCCCGCTGCTGACGGCCACCGGCGCGATCAGCAGCGCCGAACGCGTCGGCGACAGGCCGCACACCGACTGGGCGTAGAAGGTCAGTGGCAGCATCATCGCCGTCGAGCCGAAGGAAACGATGGCCACTCCGATGTTGCACAGGCTGAAGTCGCGGTCGGCGAACATGCTCAGCGGCACCAACGGCGCCCGCTTGTTGATCGCCTGCCAATAGATGAACGCCGACATGAACCCGACGCCGGCCACCAATACGGCCCAGATCCACGGCTTCCAGTGCGCCGATTCGCCTTCCTGCAGGCCGAACACCAACAGGAACATGCCGACGCCGGACAACGCGACGCCGATCAGATCGAAGCCCTGCTCGCGGATCGGCAGGACCGGCACCAGCCAGATCGCCAACGCCAGGGCTATCACGCCGACCGGCACGTTGACGAAAAAGATCCATTGCCAGCCCAGGCTGTCGACCAGCGTCCCCCCGGCCAGCGGTCCGACCAGGCTGGCGACGCCGGCGGTGGCGCCCCACATGCTCATCGCGGGGCCGCGATGGTGAGCCGGGAAGATCCGAGTGAGCATCGACAACGTCTGCGGGGTGAGCAGGCCGGCGCCCACGCCCTGGACCACGCGGGCCGCGATCAACATGGCGGCGCTGCCGGATAGCCCGCACCACACCGACGCGAAGGTGAAGACCACCAGGCCGATCACATAGAGATTCCTGGGCCCGAACCGGTCGCCGAGGCGGCCGGCAACCAGCAATACCACCGCATACCCCAGCAGGTAGGCGCTGGTCACCCAGACGACCGTGTCGTATCCGATGTGCAGCGCGGTCATGATAGTCGGATTGGCCACCGCCACGATCGTCGAGTCGAGCATGATCATGAAGAAGCCGATCAGCATCGCC harbors:
- a CDS encoding MFS transporter — translated: MSTATSRVNRDSLAGSPWAALWAMLIGFFMIMLDSTIVAVANPTIMTALHIGYDTVVWVTSAYLLGYAVVLLVAGRLGDRFGPRNLYVIGLVVFTFASVWCGLSGSAAMLIAARVVQGVGAGLLTPQTLSMLTRIFPAHHRGPAMSMWGATAGVASLVGPLAGGTLVDSLGWQWIFFVNVPVGVIALALAIWLVPVLPIREQGFDLIGVALSGVGMFLLVFGLQEGESAHWKPWIWAVLVAGVGFMSAFIYWQAINKRAPLVPLSMFADRDFSLCNIGVAIVSFGSTAMMLPLTFYAQSVCGLSPTRSALLIAPVAVSSGLLAPLVGLIIDKSHPVPVLGFGFSALAISMTWLAMELEPGTPVWRLVLPFVGIGVGMAFVWSPLAATATRNLPTEQSGAGSGVYNATRQLGAVLGSAGMAAFMTWRIGAEVPGGAAASTGEDAALQLPAFLREPFSAAMSQSMLLPAFVTLFGIVASVFLVGAVGSALGRRDVDELAGYVLPADPEDDDDGYVEYILRREPDSGYDVSTQPLVAMPRRNGVPRVDVRPVVDYARQPDPDDPVGGRV